The Chitinophagales bacterium genomic sequence CTGCCACTTTTATGACTGTATCACTACGCACGGTAATTGCATCCTGTTTGATGGCGGTGCTCGTGTCCATATCAGCAGGTGTTGAGCGCAGGCTGTCAACAGGAGTGAATTTCTGAGCTTTAGCGACGGCGGGGCACAAAACCAGCAAAAACGATATATAAAGCAGTTGTTTCAAATATGGCGCAAATTTATACTAAAGCATGGATTTATTAGGCCAGACCTATAAAAAAACGTCCTGCTCTATTCGCAGGACGTGCTCATAAGAATATTAATAATTCTGTTATTTAGCGCTCATGCCCATGTTTACATTCATATCCATGTGCGCCATGTCGTTAATGATATTTACTGTTTCAGCTATGTAAACGTCTTTTTGCAGTGTTTTCAACCATTCTTCATTTTTGGCTATAGTACTACTGTCCATATTTACCTTAGCCATGTCTTCTTTCGGATTAACCACTGTGAGTTTAGTAGCTTTTTCCTCAAGTTCTTTCATTCTTTCGGCTGTCTCATTCGCTTCTTTCATTTCTTCCCTGAACTTTTTCTCATTCAGCGAATATGTTTTATCATTTTCCTGTTTCTTGATGCGTTCTGCATTCTGTTCGATCAATGCAAATGTCTCGTTGTGGCTGACACGTTCTTTGCTGAGTGCGGCCAGTTTGCTGACATTTACAGGGTCTGATACTGTGTTGTATTTCGCTGCAGGTATCTCATCCCATTTCAGTGCAGCTTCATCCTTACGTTCACCTACATCCAGGTGGGTATAAGGGTCCGGCAATTCTATATCCGGTGTAACGCCTTTCAACTGAGTAGAGCCACCATTGATGCGGTAGAATTTCTGAATGGTCAGTTTCAATGCTCCCAGCGGTTCATCACTTGAGCGTGCGGCTATCTTATCGCTGAACTTCAGATATTCGTCCAGAGAAATGACTTTCTGCACTGTACCCTTACCAAAGCTGCGTGAGCCCACTATCACAGCACGTTTATAATCCTGCATGGCAGCCGCCATAATTTCGGAAGCTGAAGCACTACCCTGGTTGATCATGATCGCCATAGGCCCATCATACAAAGTACCCGGCTGCCTGTCTTCGAGCATGGCCGGTGAGGAATGGCTGCTTCTTACCTGGACGATAGGGCCTTCGTCAATGAAAAGCCCTCCCATGTTCACCACGTCGTTGAGCGAGCCACCACCGTTGTAGCGAAGGTCAAGTATAATACCGTCTACTTTGGCATTTTTCAGTTTCATTACCTCCAGCGCAACATCTTCGGAGCAGCGTCTTCCGCTGGTACCATTGAAATCGGCATAAAACTCGGGCAGGTATATATAGCCTATTTTTCCTTTGCCCGATTCAATAACTGCAGAACGTGCAAAGGTTTCTTCTATCTGTACCTCGCCACGTATGATAGGTATGACCATCGTTGCGCCGTTCACTTTTTTAACGGTCAGCTGTACTTCGGTGCCTTTAGGGCCGCGTATCAATTTTACAGCATCATCTATCTCATAGCCCTGAATGTCTACCGGCTCCTCGCTGCCTTGTGCTACTTTCATTATCTCGTCACCGGCATCCAGGTCGCCCTGTTTCCAGCATGGGCTGCCTGCTATTATTGATGTAACCGTGATCTTGCCTTCTTTGTCCTGTAGCCTGGCGCCAATACCAAAGAATGAGCCTGACATCATTTCGTCAAACTTCTTTTTGTCATCAGGTGGAAAGTAATCAGTATGCGGGTCGTAGGTATTGGTGATCGTGTTCATATAAATGGCAAAACGTTGGTTGTCGTCCAGTTTGTTGACACGTTTAAAATAGTATTCCATGCTTTTCTGCACTTTGTCCCTGGCCTCAGCTTCCAGTGCGGCGTCTGTTTTTACTTCTTTGAGGGTAGTGTCCTTATCTTCAACGCGTTTGTCCTGGGCTTTTTTCAGGTCGACATATTGTGCCAGTGCCCTGTACTTCAGAAACAGGCGCCAACGCTCTTTACGAGCTTTGTCATTGGCAGGGTACGGCGCATCGTCTTCAGCACTTACATAGGTTTCCTCTTTTGTAAAATCAAAAGGCTTTTCCAGCAACTCAGGATAGTATTTTTCAGTTTCGCGGATACTCTTATCGTAGAGGTCTGTGAACTTATTAAAGAATTCTATGGAGCCTGACTTTATTTCGTCGTCTATTTTGAATTCGTATTTTGAAAGTACGTCGATGTCCTTTTGTGTAAAGAACCTTTTATCATAATCCATTCTTTCCAGCAGCTTGTGGTAGGCCATACTGGAGAACGAATCGTCTACTTCTTTGGGTGAGTAGTGACCGTCCTGTAGTGCTTTATATACGGTTTCTACTATCAGTTTACTCTTCTTCTCGGCATCAGTGTCTTTCGAGCTGTACTTGAACGAAAAAAAAGCTGCAAGTACGGCCACGATCAACGTTGGTATCAGAATCTTGTTCCTCATGAATCTCAACATAATCTAATGATTAATTTACTATTGAAACAAATGTAAAGTATTTGCTGTTAAAAAAACGCTAATCGCTTGTGGCGTATAGCGTTAGGCTTAGGGGGATATTCCGTAATTTTGCACAGAGTTAATAAATATTATGCGAAAGATACATTTCCATGACCTGGGCAATATAGAATACGGTAAAGCCTGGGACTTGCAGGAGCAGATGCTGAAAGTGGCGGTTGCTGAAAAATCGAGGCGTATTACAGAGCCCGGCACACCGGAAGTGCAGATAGACAATTACCTGCTGTTTTGTGAGCATCCGCATGTGTATACATTGGGTAAGAGCGGACATATGGAGAACCTGCTGGTGAACGACGCTCAACTGGAGGAAATGGGGGCGGTATTCTACAAGACCAATCGTGGCGGGGATATTACATACCATGGTCCGGGGCAGATAGTAGGCTATCCTGTGCTGGACCTGGAGCAGTTTTTTACAGACCTGGGCCTGTATATGCGCA encodes the following:
- a CDS encoding carboxy terminal-processing peptidase, which encodes MRNKILIPTLIVAVLAAFFSFKYSSKDTDAEKKSKLIVETVYKALQDGHYSPKEVDDSFSSMAYHKLLERMDYDKRFFTQKDIDVLSKYEFKIDDEIKSGSIEFFNKFTDLYDKSIRETEKYYPELLEKPFDFTKEETYVSAEDDAPYPANDKARKERWRLFLKYRALAQYVDLKKAQDKRVEDKDTTLKEVKTDAALEAEARDKVQKSMEYYFKRVNKLDDNQRFAIYMNTITNTYDPHTDYFPPDDKKKFDEMMSGSFFGIGARLQDKEGKITVTSIIAGSPCWKQGDLDAGDEIMKVAQGSEEPVDIQGYEIDDAVKLIRGPKGTEVQLTVKKVNGATMVIPIIRGEVQIEETFARSAVIESGKGKIGYIYLPEFYADFNGTSGRRCSEDVALEVMKLKNAKVDGIILDLRYNGGGSLNDVVNMGGLFIDEGPIVQVRSSHSSPAMLEDRQPGTLYDGPMAIMINQGSASASEIMAAAMQDYKRAVIVGSRSFGKGTVQKVISLDEYLKFSDKIAARSSDEPLGALKLTIQKFYRINGGSTQLKGVTPDIELPDPYTHLDVGERKDEAALKWDEIPAAKYNTVSDPVNVSKLAALSKERVSHNETFALIEQNAERIKKQENDKTYSLNEKKFREEMKEANETAERMKELEEKATKLTVVNPKEDMAKVNMDSSTIAKNEEWLKTLQKDVYIAETVNIINDMAHMDMNVNMGMSAK
- the lipB gene encoding lipoyl(octanoyl) transferase LipB translates to MMRKIHFHDLGNIEYGKAWDLQEQMLKVAVAEKSRRITEPGTPEVQIDNYLLFCEHPHVYTLGKSGHMENLLVNDAQLEEMGAVFYKTNRGGDITYHGPGQIVGYPVLDLEQFFTDLGLYMRSLEQVIINTVAHYGINGERLDGSTGVWIDVGTPQVRKICAMGVRASRWVTIHGFALNVNSNMSYFENIVACGIDDKGVTSIQKELGREIDEQEVKELLKKEFAMVFESEIINETALSFA